A portion of the Acanthopagrus latus isolate v.2019 chromosome 21, fAcaLat1.1, whole genome shotgun sequence genome contains these proteins:
- the mylk4a gene encoding myosin light chain kinase 2, skeletal/cardiac muscle isoform X2 produces the protein MSSSVKNTAGDANGANFDLIQNRIETLSSKMDKLINIQEKVLYRLDGMSHDIDDIEKDMETLKVDKEEIHLPPRMMNQTQVVGREVREICREMSTIMSVVNQRSEQQAQKLEGMEKLVLSMQQVISFIGETVKSSRVIELMFKGHAARKGSKHKDSRGKQAVKRKSSSDTISKKLDKKTSSNKASKGNHGIIPACEPSSPQPSHKIKLHGPKHFLASRKCGNFVRFLCLQSVCIQELVLFYLYYLKDHKAKDGTDKPPLSPKVLKAQKKMKPPDTTENVSLKKQALLLEEVQKLNRENAEKSGQQLTPGHLDLEAGVPPKDQLPDASACNLVNYLREDSQKDEVVEATSEEMVGEKVQQAEASVTEKEPELDVEDVVKEKEEEKLPVAEEKKEEVISSEEEAKASELPLAQEDEEEPTTTSDDHKDASPPPETKQDQMSEVSSTSTKSFVSKEHFVVEKHMRRQVVEVVEATEEEEEAEKKKVSEEDEQRLESEGWAVFRADGVEFQLNLKQRVAAGRKDNDAEPDAEKEDDDDAERYFIDTSPPPGAPFNHRLVSAKPNQIINFYTINWQEVLGGGRFGQVHKCVENSSGLTLAAKVIKARSLKEKEVVKNEIQVMNNLDHANLIQLYAAYESRNDIILVLEYVGGGELFDRIIDENYTLMELDAVVFIRQICEGLQHMHKMYILHLDLKPENILCVSRVTNKIKIIDFGLARIYKPREKLRVNFGTPEFLAPEVINYDFVSFNTDMWSLGVITYMLLSGLCPFLGDDDNETLNNILACKWSFDEPEFVDTSDEAKDFISRMLITNKGWRMGASEALRHPWLSDPVLHHRLNMKKTMCRSRRSSCVPTTDS, from the exons ATGAGTTCCTCGGTAAAGAACACAGCAGGAGACGCGAATGGCGCTAACTTTGACCTCATCCAAAATCGGATCGAGACTCTCAGCAGCAAGATGGACAAACTCATCAACATTCAAGAAAAGGTCCTCTACAGGCTAGATGGAATGTCTCATGACATCGACGACATCGAAAAGGATATGGAGACTCTGAAGGTTGATAAGGAGGAGATCCATCTTCCACCCAGGATGATGAACCAGACCCAGGTCGTGGGGCGGGAGGTGAGGGAGATATGCCGGGAGATGAGCACCATAATGTCGGTGGTGAACCAGCGGTCCGAGCAGCAGGCTCAGAAGCTCGAGGGGATGGAGAAACTGGTCCTCAGCATGCAGCAAGTCATCAGCTTCATTGGGGAGACAGTGAAGAGTTCCCGGGTCATTGAGCTGATGTTCAAAGGCCATGCGGCTCGGAAGGGCtccaaacacaaagacagtAGAGGCAAGCAAGCTGTTAAGAGGAAATCATCTTCAGACACAATAAGCAAGAAGCTGGACAAG AAAACTTCCTCTAATAAAGCCAGTAAAGGGAATCATGGGATAATTCCTGCATGTGAGCCCAGTTCTCCTCAGCCCTCTCACAAGATAAAGCTCCACGGACCAAAGCATTTCCTCGCCTCTCGCAAATGTGGAAACTTTGTACGTTTTTTGTGCTTACAGTCTGTATGTATACAGGAActtgtccttttttatttatattac ttgAAGGACCACAAAGCTAAAGATGGGACAGATAAGCCCCCTTTGAGCCCCAAGGTTCTGAAAGCTCAGAAGAAGATGAAGCCACCAGACACCACAG AAAATGTCTCTCTGAAGAAGCAGGCGCTGCTTCTTGAGGAGGTGCAGAAACTCAACAGGGAGAATGCAGAGAAATCAGGTCAGCAGCTCACCCCCGGACATCTGGATCTTGAGGCTGGAGTGCCCCCTAAAGACCAACTGCCCGATGCCTCTGCTTGCAACTTAGTGAACTACCTGCGCGAGGACTCCCAGAAAGATGAGGTCGTTGAGGCGACTAGTGAGGAGATGGTTGGGGAAAAGGTGCAGCAGGCGGAGGCATCGGTTACAGAGAAAGAACCCGAGCTTGACGTGGAGGATgtagtgaaagaaaaagaagaagaaaagctccCAGTcgcagaggagaagaaggaagaggtTATTTCTTCTGAAGAAGAGGCCAAAGCCTCAGAGTTACCTCTTGCAcaagaagatgaggaagaacCCACGACTACAAG CGATGACCACAAAGATGCCTCCCCACCTCCAGAGACCAAGCAGGACCagatgtcagaggtcagcagcacAAGTACCAAGTCTTTTGTGAGCAAGGAACACTTTGTCGTGGAGAAACACATGAGGCGCCAGGtagtggaggtggtggaggcgacggaggaggaggaggaggcggaaaagaagaaagtcagtgaggaggatgagcAGCGGCTCGAGTCCGAAGGCTGGGCGGTCTTCAGGGCGGACGGAGTTGAATTCCAGTTGAACCTCAAACAAAGAGTGGCGGCGGGGAGAAAGGACAATGATGCAGAGCCGGATGCGGAAAAGGAGGACGATGACGATGCAGAGCGCTACTTCATTG acacctctcctcctccaggcgCTCCTTTTAACCACCGCCTCGTTTCGGCCAAACCCAACCAGATCATCAACTTCTACACCATCAACTGGCAGGAGGTCCTGGGCGG GGGTCGTTTTGGCCAGGTGCACAAATGTGTCGAAAACTCTTCAGGTCTCACTTTGGCGGCGAAGGTCATCAAAGCCAGGAGTCTGAAGGAAAAG GAGGTGGTGAAGAATGAGATCCAGGTCATGAATAATCTGGACCATGCCAACCTGATCCAGCTCTATGCAGCTTATGAGTCAAGGAATGACATCATCCTTGTACTTGAATA TGTTGGTGGAGGGGAGCTGTTTGACAGGATCATTGATGAAAACTACACGTTAATGGAGCTGGACGCTGTGGTGTTCATCAGGCAGATCTGTGAGGGCCTGCAGCACATGCACAAAATGTACATCCTGCACCTGGACTTAAAG CCGGAGAACATTCTGTGCGTGAGCAGAGTCACAAATAAGATCAAAATCATCGATTTTGGTCTGGCGAGGAT ATATAAACCACGGGAGAAACTGCGTGTGAATTTCGGCACTCCGGAGTTTCTCGCTCCTGAAGTCATCAACTACGACTTTGTGTCGTTCAACACTGACATGTGGAGCCTCGGCGTCATCACCTACATGCT TCTGAGCGGTCTCTGTCCCTTCCTCGGTGACGATGACAACGAGACGCTGAACAACATCTTGGCCTGCAAGTGGAGCTTTGACGAACCCGAGTTCGTAGACACGTCTGACGAAGCCAAAGACTTCATCTCCAGAATGCTCATCACCAATAAAGG TTGGAGGATGGGGGCATCTGAGGCCTTAAGACATCCCTGGCTATCAGACCCAGTCCTTCATCATCGCCTTAACATGAAG AAAACTATGTGCAGATCACGGCGATCATCGTGTGTGCCCACGACTGATAGTTGA